CATCGAACAGTCGAACAAGGATTTCGGCCGCGCCTTCCTTGCTCAACATGCATCTCCCTTTTAGCACCTCCAACATCGAACTAACAATCTGCTCCGTCTTTTTCAAAGCGTTCAACCCTTCATCGAACTTAGAAAGGAGGCCCAGGACAGCTAGGGAAGTCCCGGAAAGGTCTTCTCCATCGCTGCTTTCCACCACATGGATTAATACGGGGATAGCTCCGGCTCGGACAGCTAGGGTGCAGTTTCCATGGAACTGCACTAGCTCAGCTAAAGTGCTAAGCAGGTGATGAGCTGCTGCGTTGCACGGGTCTGAAATTGCATGGATTAACAAAGGGATGGTTCCAGCCACGCCGAACTTGGCCTTGTTTTTGTCAAGCATGGCTAGGCTACAAATGAGGGAAGAAGCCAACTTGGTGGACTCAGGTGGGGAGGTTGGGGAGAGGATTATGGAGTTGAGATGGTTGATGGTTTCCATATCCGCAAGAGACTGTTTAAGGTTTGGGTTTAAAGAGAGGTTAAAGAGTACAGATAATGAGAGAGTTTGGATAATGGGAGAGATGGATTTAGATAGGGCAAGGAGGGCAGGGATTGCTCCATAAGATTGAGCCAGTAAACTTCTGTTTTGGGGACTAACTCTGGTAATGGAAGCTAGGGTTTGTAGTGCTTTTTGCTGAACTTCATGAGAATCTGATTGTGCTTCAGATAGATATTCATGAATGGTTTCTCGAAGTTTAGCTGTTGACATGGTTTGAATTAAGTTATGGAAATGGTAACAAATGTTTCGAAGGTCATGCTTTAAGATGATTTTGTAGAAGAAAGAACAGAGATGTAGATGAATTCAATGCAAAACATCATTGGGAAATTTTTAAGCATTGTTTTGAtagttttttaataatcttGTCTCCACCCAAATCAAATCAGCAAGTAAACATCTTTTATAACTATTAAACGATGATGTTAATGACTGAAATAGGACttttaaataaacctaaaatttcATTGAACCATAGGGATTAACGGCATATTTatccttttataaaaaatgagaTGTGGAGTTAAAGCATATGGGGTCCCACACCGGTACGGCAACCCATTGAGAAGGAGACACATCAACATCAACAAGAAGCTGAAGAAGATGTGATTGTTACGACCTGACGGCTAATCATTCACTATACCTACGCGTGGCAGCACGCAGTTGGTGGGAAAATACAAACAGAATATCCAATCTTACG
This sequence is a window from Gossypium raimondii isolate GPD5lz chromosome 5, ASM2569854v1, whole genome shotgun sequence. Protein-coding genes within it:
- the LOC128041330 gene encoding U-box domain-containing protein 12-like, with the translated sequence MSTAKLRETIHEYLSEAQSDSHEVQQKALQTLASITRVSPQNRSLLAQSYGAIPALLALSKSISPIIQTLSLSVLFNLSLNPNLKQSLADMETINHLNSIILSPTSPPESTKLASSLICSLAMLDKNKAKFGVAGTIPLLIHAISDPCNAAAHHLLSTLAELVQFHGNCTLAVRAGAIPVLIHVVESSDGEDLSGTSLAVLGLLSKFDEGLNALKKTEQIVSSMLEVLKGRCMLSKEGAAEILVRLFDENEGCLADALNLPEFLTVLADISVRGSAKAREMTAQLLKKTMDANLVSYSDGSHMLLQW